Part of the Candidatus Krumholzibacteriia bacterium genome, TCACTTCACCCGGTCGTGGTGATGTTGTCGCTCCTGATCGCCGGCCAGTTCCTGGGGCTGGTGGGGCTGCTGGTGGCGGTCCCGGCGGCGGCGGTCATCAAGGAGTCCCTGAAGGTCTGGGCGCCGCAGCTGATGGAACTGTTGCCCCTGCCACGCGACGGAGCGACCTCGGAGTCCGAATCGTGATCCAACTCGAACGAGCACCCGCGACCGGCATCGTGCCGGGCTACGAATGGCGCGAGGGCGACCGCCTGGTGGCGATCGGAAGCACGCGCCTGCGCGACATCCTGGACTTCTACTATCTGAGCGAAGAGGAAGGCGAGACGCAGCTCACGATCGTCGACAACGACGAACGCCACGCGCAGTACCCGATCGACACCTCCGATCTGAACACCTTCGCGCAGGCCTTCGCGCCCATGGAGTTCAAGACCTGCGCGGCGCAGTGCGTGTTCTGCTTCATCGACCAGAACCCGCCGGGCATGCGCCAGAACATCTACGTGAAGGACGAGGACTACCGGTTCAGCTTCCTCTACGGCAACTACATCACCCTGACCTCGCTCGGCCGGCGGGGGATCGAGCGCGTGATCGAACAGAAGCTCAGTCCGCTGTACGTGAGCGTGCACGCCACCGACGTCGAGGTCCGTACGAAGATGCTGGGCATCAAGCGGCAGATGGACGTCATGGCCGTGCTGCAGCACCTGACCGCGAACGGGATCGAGGTGCACGCGCAGATCGTGCTGTGCCCGGGCTGGAACGACGGCGCGGTGCTCGACCGCACGCTCGCCGACCTGTCGACCCTGCACCCCATGCTCAAGTCGATCAGCACGGTTCCGGTGGGCCTGACCGACCACCGCGAGGGTCTGACGAAGCTCGAGCCGGTGACCGTGGACGACGCCCGCGACGCGATCGACCGGATCCACCGCTTCGCCGACCGCTTCGAGGCCGAACACGGAACCCGCCTGGCGTACCCGAGCGACGAGTTCTTCCTGATGGTCGAGGAGGACTTCCCCGACCTGTCCTACTACGAGGAGATGCCGCAGCAGGACACGGGCATCGGCATGTGCCGCGACATGATCACCGACGTGGAGGACGCCCTGGACGAACTGCGCGAGCTCGACGCACCGCGCACGACGGCCACCGTTCTCACCGGCACGCTCGCGGCCACGTTCATGGAGCGCGACCTGCGGCCGCTGCTCGACCGCATCCCCTGGCTCGACCTGCGGGTCGTGGGAGTCGAGAACCGCCTCTACGGCAAGGGCATCACCGTGGCCGGCCTGCTCAGCGGCCGGGACTTCCTGCACGCGATCGAGCAGTTGCCGGACGACGCCGGCGTGGTCATGCTGCCCGACTCGCCGATCAACCACGACGGCGTGTTCCTCGACGACATGCCGCTCGACGAACTGACCGAGCGCTCACGGTTCCCGATCCGGGTGGCAGAGGACGGCCTGGTCGAGACGCTCATCGCCGCGGTCGCGGAGCGGGCGGCATGAGCCTGCCCGTGGTGGCCGTCGTCGGGCGGCCGAACGTGGGCAAGTCCACGTTCTTCAACCGGATCATCGGCAAGCGTCAGGCGGTGGTCGCTCCCGAGGCGGGTGTGACGCGCGACCAACACGTGCATCCCGCCGACTGGAACGGGCGCTGGTTCATGCTGGTCGACACCGGCGGCATCGTTCCCTTCGGCGACAAGGGGGTGTTCGACGAACCCGTCTCGGCGATCGCGCGACAAGCCATGCAGGGCGCCGACGCCGTGATCTTCGTGGTCGACGTGCGCACCGGGATCACCACCGAGGACGAAGCCGTCGCCCGCGAGCTGCGCGGCGTCGACAAGCCGGTCTTCCTGGTCGTGAACAAGGTCGAGGCCAAGGGCGATCTCGCTGAGACCGAGACCTTCCATCGCCTGGGACTGGGACACCCATGGCCGGTGACGGCGCTGCACGGTGAGGGCTCGGCCGACGTGCTCGACGCCCTGGTCGCCGTCCTGCCCGACCGCCGACCCGAAACCGAGCCGGACGACCTCAGCGTGGCCCTGATCGGCCGGCCGAACGTGGGCAAGAGTTCGCTGCTGAACGCGCTGGTCGGGAGCGAACGCGCGCTCGTGAGCGAGATCGCGGGCACCACGCGCGATGCGGTCGACACGCTCCTGCGTTGGCAGAAGCGCCGGATCCGTCTGATCGACACCGCCGGGATCCGCCGGCGCCACAAGCACGACAAGGGCGTGGAGTACTACTCGGTGCTGCGCTCGCTCAGCAGCCTGGCCCGCAGCGACGTGGTGGTGTTGCTCCTCGACGCGACCGAGGGCGTGGTGGCCCAGGACGCACGTGTGGCCGGCGAGATCCACGAGAGCGGCCGTGGAGCGCTGATCGCGCTGAAC contains:
- a CDS encoding DUF512 domain-containing protein; protein product: MIQLERAPATGIVPGYEWREGDRLVAIGSTRLRDILDFYYLSEEEGETQLTIVDNDERHAQYPIDTSDLNTFAQAFAPMEFKTCAAQCVFCFIDQNPPGMRQNIYVKDEDYRFSFLYGNYITLTSLGRRGIERVIEQKLSPLYVSVHATDVEVRTKMLGIKRQMDVMAVLQHLTANGIEVHAQIVLCPGWNDGAVLDRTLADLSTLHPMLKSISTVPVGLTDHREGLTKLEPVTVDDARDAIDRIHRFADRFEAEHGTRLAYPSDEFFLMVEEDFPDLSYYEEMPQQDTGIGMCRDMITDVEDALDELRELDAPRTTATVLTGTLAATFMERDLRPLLDRIPWLDLRVVGVENRLYGKGITVAGLLSGRDFLHAIEQLPDDAGVVMLPDSPINHDGVFLDDMPLDELTERSRFPIRVAEDGLVETLIAAVAERAA
- the der gene encoding ribosome biogenesis GTPase Der, producing the protein MSLPVVAVVGRPNVGKSTFFNRIIGKRQAVVAPEAGVTRDQHVHPADWNGRWFMLVDTGGIVPFGDKGVFDEPVSAIARQAMQGADAVIFVVDVRTGITTEDEAVARELRGVDKPVFLVVNKVEAKGDLAETETFHRLGLGHPWPVTALHGEGSADVLDALVAVLPDRRPETEPDDLSVALIGRPNVGKSSLLNALVGSERALVSEIAGTTRDAVDTLLRWQKRRIRLIDTAGIRRRHKHDKGVEYYSVLRSLSSLARSDVVVLLLDATEGVVAQDARVAGEIHESGRGALIALNKWDAVPDKDDRTFLRHEEDVRRELPFLSYAPIVSISALEGQRVPRILDLCWGIGQERQKSVETSRLNDILQKALQKNPPRPYQGGTGKVYYATQTGTAPPVFRLFVNRPEIFPRHYIRYLNNQLRAELGFEGSRIRLDLRKRS